The Manis javanica isolate MJ-LG chromosome 4, MJ_LKY, whole genome shotgun sequence genome contains a region encoding:
- the SRSF4 gene encoding serine/arginine-rich splicing factor 4 isoform X2: MRGSLNHCGPWLTKNRKPCDDRNLSPLDLGGGYGYRRSGRDKYGPPTRTEYRLIVENLSSRCSWQDLKDYMRQAGEVTYADAHKGRKNEGVIEFVSYSDMKRALEKLDGTEVNGRKIRLVEDKPGSRRRRSYSRSRSHSRSRSRSRHSRKSRSRSGSSKSSPSKSGSRSRSGSHSRSKSRSRSQSRSRSKKEKSRSPSKGDKSRSRSRSADKRHSKSKEQAEEKVQNSNTTGKSKSRSPSRHKSKSKSRSRSQERRAEGEKRGSGSRSRSKEKSRSQEKSLHKSRSRSRGGSRSRSRSQSKDKRKGRKRSREESRSRSRSRSRSRSKSERSRKRGGKRDSKSGSSKKKKKEDSGHSPSRSPSRSVSKEREHAKSESGQREGRGGESEEAGTNQEARSRSRSNSKSKPNLPSESRSRSKSISKTRSRSKSRSRSASRSASRSRSRSHSRS, from the exons ATGCGTGGCTCTTTGAACCATTGTGGCCCTTGGCTGACCAAAAACAGGAAGCCATGTGACGACCGCAACCTTTCCCCATTAGACCTGGGTG GTGGATATGGTTATAGAAGAAGTGGCCGAGATAAATATGGCCCTCCTACCCGCACAGAATACAGACTTATTGTGGAGAATTTATCAAGTCGGTGCAGCTGGCAAGACCTAAAG gatTATATGCGTCAGGCAGGAGAAGTGACCTATGCAGATGCTCACAAGGGACGCAAAAATGAAGGGGTGATTGAATTTGTGTCTTACTCTGATATGAAAAGAGCCCTGGAAAAGTTAGATGGAACTGAAGTCAATGGCAGAAAAATCAGATTAGTTGAAGACAAGCCTGGTTCTAGACGACGCCGGTCCTACTCCAGGAGCCGGAGTCACTCAAG GTCCCGCTCTCGAAGCAGACATTCCCGTAAGAGCAGAAGCCGCAGCGGCAGCAGCAAAAGCAGCCCTTCTAAGAGTGGATCTCGGTCCAG GTCAGGCTCCCATTCCCGGAGCAAGAGCCGGAGCCGCAGCCAGAGCCGGAGCCGGAGCAAGAAGGAGAAGAGCCGGAGCCCCAGCAAGGGTGACAAGAGCCGCAGTCGCAGCCGCAGTGCCGACAAGCGCCACAGCAAGAGTAAAGAACAAGCGGAGGAAAAGGTCCAGAACAGCAACACCACTGGCAAATCCAAGAGCCGGAGTCCCAGCAGGCATAAAAGCAAGAGTAAAAGCAGAAGCAGGAGTCAGGAGAGGAGAGCGGAGGGGGAAAAGCGAGGGAGCGGGAGCAGGAGTAGGAGCAAAGAGAAGAGCCGGAGTCAGGAGAAAAGCCTGCACAagagcaggagcaggagcagagggggcagccgcagccgcagccgcagccaaAGCAAGgacaagaggaagggaaggaagagaagcagggaggagagccgcagccgcagccgcagccgcagccgcagccgcagcaAAAGTGAGAGGAGCAGAAAGCGAGGTGGCAAGCGAGACAGCAAGTCAGGCAGcagcaagaagaagaagaaggaagactCTGGCCACTCCCCGTCCAGATCGCCGTCCCGCTCAGTTTCAAAGGAGCGGGAGCATGCCAAGTCCGAGTCCGGCCAGAGGGAAGGCCGAGGAGGGGAGAGCGAGGAAGCTGGCACGAATCAGGAGGCCCGGTCCAGGTCGAGGTCCAATTCTAAATCAAAACCAAACCTCCCATCTGAATCACGCTCCAGATCAAAGTCCATCTCAAAAACCCGATCTCGCTCCAAGTCTCGATCCAGGTCTGCGTCCAGATCAGCCTCCCGGTCTAGATCTAGGTCCCACTCAAGGTCCTAA
- the SRSF4 gene encoding serine/arginine-rich splicing factor 4 isoform X1 produces the protein MPRVYIGRLSYQARERDVERFFKGYGKILEVDLKNGYGFVEFDDLRDADDAVYELNGKDLCGERVIVEHARGPRRDGSYGSGRSGYGYRRSGRDKYGPPTRTEYRLIVENLSSRCSWQDLKDYMRQAGEVTYADAHKGRKNEGVIEFVSYSDMKRALEKLDGTEVNGRKIRLVEDKPGSRRRRSYSRSRSHSRSRSRSRHSRKSRSRSGSSKSSPSKSGSRSRSGSHSRSKSRSRSQSRSRSKKEKSRSPSKGDKSRSRSRSADKRHSKSKEQAEEKVQNSNTTGKSKSRSPSRHKSKSKSRSRSQERRAEGEKRGSGSRSRSKEKSRSQEKSLHKSRSRSRGGSRSRSRSQSKDKRKGRKRSREESRSRSRSRSRSRSKSERSRKRGGKRDSKSGSSKKKKKEDSGHSPSRSPSRSVSKEREHAKSESGQREGRGGESEEAGTNQEARSRSRSNSKSKPNLPSESRSRSKSISKTRSRSKSRSRSASRSASRSRSRSHSRS, from the exons GTATGGGTTTGTGGAGTTTGATGATCTGCGTGATGCAGATGATGCTGTTTATGAACTGAATGGCAAAGACCTTTGTGGTGAGCGAGTAATTGTTGAGCATGCCCGCGGCCCACGTCGAGATGGCAGTTACGGTTCTGGACGCA GTGGATATGGTTATAGAAGAAGTGGCCGAGATAAATATGGCCCTCCTACCCGCACAGAATACAGACTTATTGTGGAGAATTTATCAAGTCGGTGCAGCTGGCAAGACCTAAAG gatTATATGCGTCAGGCAGGAGAAGTGACCTATGCAGATGCTCACAAGGGACGCAAAAATGAAGGGGTGATTGAATTTGTGTCTTACTCTGATATGAAAAGAGCCCTGGAAAAGTTAGATGGAACTGAAGTCAATGGCAGAAAAATCAGATTAGTTGAAGACAAGCCTGGTTCTAGACGACGCCGGTCCTACTCCAGGAGCCGGAGTCACTCAAG GTCCCGCTCTCGAAGCAGACATTCCCGTAAGAGCAGAAGCCGCAGCGGCAGCAGCAAAAGCAGCCCTTCTAAGAGTGGATCTCGGTCCAG GTCAGGCTCCCATTCCCGGAGCAAGAGCCGGAGCCGCAGCCAGAGCCGGAGCCGGAGCAAGAAGGAGAAGAGCCGGAGCCCCAGCAAGGGTGACAAGAGCCGCAGTCGCAGCCGCAGTGCCGACAAGCGCCACAGCAAGAGTAAAGAACAAGCGGAGGAAAAGGTCCAGAACAGCAACACCACTGGCAAATCCAAGAGCCGGAGTCCCAGCAGGCATAAAAGCAAGAGTAAAAGCAGAAGCAGGAGTCAGGAGAGGAGAGCGGAGGGGGAAAAGCGAGGGAGCGGGAGCAGGAGTAGGAGCAAAGAGAAGAGCCGGAGTCAGGAGAAAAGCCTGCACAagagcaggagcaggagcagagggggcagccgcagccgcagccgcagccaaAGCAAGgacaagaggaagggaaggaagagaagcagggaggagagccgcagccgcagccgcagccgcagccgcagccgcagcaAAAGTGAGAGGAGCAGAAAGCGAGGTGGCAAGCGAGACAGCAAGTCAGGCAGcagcaagaagaagaagaaggaagactCTGGCCACTCCCCGTCCAGATCGCCGTCCCGCTCAGTTTCAAAGGAGCGGGAGCATGCCAAGTCCGAGTCCGGCCAGAGGGAAGGCCGAGGAGGGGAGAGCGAGGAAGCTGGCACGAATCAGGAGGCCCGGTCCAGGTCGAGGTCCAATTCTAAATCAAAACCAAACCTCCCATCTGAATCACGCTCCAGATCAAAGTCCATCTCAAAAACCCGATCTCGCTCCAAGTCTCGATCCAGGTCTGCGTCCAGATCAGCCTCCCGGTCTAGATCTAGGTCCCACTCAAGGTCCTAA